A window from Cryptomeria japonica chromosome 1, Sugi_1.0, whole genome shotgun sequence encodes these proteins:
- the LOC131030770 gene encoding aquaporin TIP1-2, with protein sequence MPFRDVSLGGPQDATHPSALKAALAEFISTLIFVFAGEGSGMAFAKLTNDASTTPAGLVAVALAHAFGLFVAVAVGANISGGHVNPAVTFGAFVGGHISLLKGILYWIAQLLGATVACGLLKFTTGGLTTSAFSLSSGVGTWNAVVFEIVMTFGLVYTVYATAVDPKKGNIGILAPICIGFIVGANILAGGAFDGASMNPARAFGPALVSWSWAGHWIYWVGPLIGGGLAGIVYELFFLEEPTHQPLASQEY encoded by the exons ATGCCTTTCAGAGATGTTTCACTTGGGGGGCCACAGGATGCCACGCACCCCTCAGCACTGAAAGCCGCTTTAGCGGAGTTCATTTCTACTCTCATCTTTGTTTTTGCAGGGGAGGGCTCTGGCATGGCCTTCG CTAAGCTAACGAACGACGCATCGACAACACCTGCGGGGCTCGTGGCCGTTGCTCTTGCGCACGCATTCGGGCTTTTCGTTGCCGTTGCAGTGGGCGCTAACATTTCCGGAGGCCACGTCAACCCGGCGGTTACGTTCGGCGCCTTCGTTGGCGGTCATATCTCTCTTCTTAAGGGAATTCTCTACTGGATTGCGCAACTGCTGGGTGCCACCGTGGCATGCGGGCTGTTGAAGTTTACAACAGGCGGTTTG ACCACGTCGGCATTCTCGCTGTCGTCTGGCGTAGGGACGTGGAACGCCGTGGTGTTTGAGATTGTGATGACGTTTGGGCTTGTGTACACCGTGTATGCCACGGCGGTCGACCCGAAGAAGGGGAACATTGGGATTCTTGCCCCCATCTGTATTGGTTTCATCGTGGGCGCTAACATTTTGGCCGGAGGGGCTTTCGATGGGGCTTCCATGAATCCTGCTCGAGCATTTGGGCCTGCGCTGGTGAGCTGGTCGTGGGCAGGACACTGGATTTACTGGGTCGGGCCCCTAATTGGGGGTGGTCTTGCTGGTATTGTCTATGAACTGTTCTTTTTAGAGGAGCCAACTCATCAGCCTCTCGCTTCTCAGGAATACTGA